One window of the Zea mays cultivar B73 chromosome 3, Zm-B73-REFERENCE-NAM-5.0, whole genome shotgun sequence genome contains the following:
- the LOC100278132 gene encoding uncharacterized protein isoform X7: protein MQREMVHGHGDGNHHQHQQLPRYSAAAAATGVARASKKSKPKKIPQRGLGVAQLEKLRIEEQKMEGSMPVSGPTHLGVGVGGFGHLLPMHPPPHAPLPLLPRPGADGGVHCGYPSVLWDPASASAVADPMKHPFYKRSLCPLPPLPTVSVGLSLTAASSSHPTEPPSNQMYSSGGGGAETAAAEDDEDREAAGVDRPWPLVFEGLNTTAFRTTAAGKAPLAVAARTTREAAAAAAGLPDACAAADLSRYEFSRATTNYYRTSPASACSLNASFPDWSSPELGHCKSSKEKEPAPAYLTLSAQPAPRGKQPPPALPSIKLPELGHWGVMQPPQHGSASASSSASASRPFYSFMPAGPVRIDRPRIGIKADDASDGVDLELKL from the exons ATGCAACGGGAGATGGTGCATGGGCACGGCGACGGCAACCACCACCAACACCAGCAGCTGCCGAGGTACAGCGCCGCCGCGGCCGCCACCGGCGTGGCGCGGGCGTCGAAGAAGAGCAAGCCCAAGAAGatcccgcagcgcggcctcggCGTGGCGCAGCTCGAGAAGCTCCGGATCGAGGAGCAGAAGATGGAGGGATCCATGCCGGTGTCGGGGCCCACGCACctcggcgtcggcgtcggcgggTTCGGCCACCTACTCCCGATGCACCCTCCGCCACACGCGCCGCTCCCGCTTCTGCCGAGGCCCGGCGCGGACGGCGGCGTGCACTGCGGCTACCCTTCGGTGCTCTGGGACCCAGCGTCGGCGTCGGCGGTGGCGGACCCCATGAAGCACCCGTTCTACAAGAGGAGCCTGTGCCCGCTCCCTCCGCTTCCAACG GTGAGCGTGGGCCTGTCGCTGACGGCGGCGTCGTCGAGCCACCCAACGGAGCCCCCTTCAAACCAAATGtacagcagcggcggcggcggcgcggagaCTGCGGCGGCGGAGGACGACGAGGACAGG GAGGCGGCCGGCGTGGACAGACCCTGGCCCTTGGTGTTCGAGGGCTTGAACACGACCGCCTTCCGGACGACGGCGGCGGGGAAGGCCCCTCTCGCAGTCGCCGCCAGGACAACGAgagaggccgccgccgccgccgctggctTGCCAGACGCCTGTGCCGCCGCCGACCTGAGCAGATACGAGTTCAGCAGAGCCACCACGAACTATTACAG GACTAGCCCGGCCTCCGCCTGCAGCTTGAACGCGAGTTTTCCAGACTGGTCATCGCCGGAGTTGGGGCACTGCAAGAGCAGCAAGGAGAAGGAGCCTGCCCCTGCCTACCTCACCTTGAGCGCGCAGCCTGCGCCACGCGGGAAGCAGCCTCCTCCTGCGCTCCCCTCGATCAAACTCCCGGAGTTGGGTCACTGGGGCGTCATGCAGCCTCCTCAG CACGGGAGCGCTTCGGCGTCGTCGTCCGCGTCGGCGTCGCGGCCGTTCTACAGCTTCATGCCGGCTGGTCCGGTTCGCATCGACAGACCCCGGATCGGGATCAAGGCCGACGACGCCTCTGACGGCGTCGACCTGGAACTGAAGCTGTGA
- the LOC100278132 gene encoding uncharacterized protein isoform X10, whose amino-acid sequence MQREMVHGHGDGNHHQHQQLPRYSAAAAATGVARASKKSKPKKIPQRGLGVAQLEKLRIEEQKMEGSMPVSGPTHLGVGVGGFGHLLPMHPPPHAPLPLLPRPGADGGVHCGYPSVLWDPASASAVADPMKHPFYKRSLCPLPPLPTVSVGLSLTAASSSHPTEPPSNQMYSSGGGGAETAAAEDDEDREAAGVDRPWPLVFEGLNTTAFRTTAAGKAPLAVAARTTREAAAAAAGLPDACAAADLSRYEFSRATTNYYSLNASFPDWSSPELGHCKSSKEKEPAPAYLTLSAQPAPRGKQPPPALPSIKLPELGHWGVMQPPQHGSASASSSASASRPFYSFMPAGPVRIDRPRIGIKADDASDGVDLELKL is encoded by the exons ATGCAACGGGAGATGGTGCATGGGCACGGCGACGGCAACCACCACCAACACCAGCAGCTGCCGAGGTACAGCGCCGCCGCGGCCGCCACCGGCGTGGCGCGGGCGTCGAAGAAGAGCAAGCCCAAGAAGatcccgcagcgcggcctcggCGTGGCGCAGCTCGAGAAGCTCCGGATCGAGGAGCAGAAGATGGAGGGATCCATGCCGGTGTCGGGGCCCACGCACctcggcgtcggcgtcggcgggTTCGGCCACCTACTCCCGATGCACCCTCCGCCACACGCGCCGCTCCCGCTTCTGCCGAGGCCCGGCGCGGACGGCGGCGTGCACTGCGGCTACCCTTCGGTGCTCTGGGACCCAGCGTCGGCGTCGGCGGTGGCGGACCCCATGAAGCACCCGTTCTACAAGAGGAGCCTGTGCCCGCTCCCTCCGCTTCCAACG GTGAGCGTGGGCCTGTCGCTGACGGCGGCGTCGTCGAGCCACCCAACGGAGCCCCCTTCAAACCAAATGtacagcagcggcggcggcggcgcggagaCTGCGGCGGCGGAGGACGACGAGGACAGG GAGGCGGCCGGCGTGGACAGACCCTGGCCCTTGGTGTTCGAGGGCTTGAACACGACCGCCTTCCGGACGACGGCGGCGGGGAAGGCCCCTCTCGCAGTCGCCGCCAGGACAACGAgagaggccgccgccgccgccgctggctTGCCAGACGCCTGTGCCGCCGCCGACCTGAGCAGATACGAGTTCAGCAGAGCCACCACGAACTATTACAG CTTGAACGCGAGTTTTCCAGACTGGTCATCGCCGGAGTTGGGGCACTGCAAGAGCAGCAAGGAGAAGGAGCCTGCCCCTGCCTACCTCACCTTGAGCGCGCAGCCTGCGCCACGCGGGAAGCAGCCTCCTCCTGCGCTCCCCTCGATCAAACTCCCGGAGTTGGGTCACTGGGGCGTCATGCAGCCTCCTCAG CACGGGAGCGCTTCGGCGTCGTCGTCCGCGTCGGCGTCGCGGCCGTTCTACAGCTTCATGCCGGCTGGTCCGGTTCGCATCGACAGACCCCGGATCGGGATCAAGGCCGACGACGCCTCTGACGGCGTCGACCTGGAACTGAAGCTGTGA
- the LOC100278132 gene encoding uncharacterized protein isoform X3: MQREMVHGHGDGNHHQHQQLPRYSAAAAATGVARASKKSKPKKIPQRGLGVAQLEKLRIEEQKMEGSMPVSGPTHLGVGVGGFGHLLPMHPPPHAPLPLLPRPGADGGVHCGYPSVLWDPASASAVADPMKHPFYKRSLCPLPPLPTVSVGLSLTAASSSHPTEPPSNQMYSSGGGGAETAAAEDDEDRVHAVVEEAAGVDRPWPLVFEGLNTTAFRTTAAGKAPLAVAARTTREAAAAAAGLPDACAAADLSRYEFSRATTNYYRTSPASACSLNASFPDWSSPELGHCKSSKEKEPAPAYLTLSAQPAPRGKQPPPALPSIKLPELGHWGVMQPPQHGSASASSSASASRPFYSFMPAGPVRIDRPRIGIKADDASDGVDLELKL; this comes from the exons ATGCAACGGGAGATGGTGCATGGGCACGGCGACGGCAACCACCACCAACACCAGCAGCTGCCGAGGTACAGCGCCGCCGCGGCCGCCACCGGCGTGGCGCGGGCGTCGAAGAAGAGCAAGCCCAAGAAGatcccgcagcgcggcctcggCGTGGCGCAGCTCGAGAAGCTCCGGATCGAGGAGCAGAAGATGGAGGGATCCATGCCGGTGTCGGGGCCCACGCACctcggcgtcggcgtcggcgggTTCGGCCACCTACTCCCGATGCACCCTCCGCCACACGCGCCGCTCCCGCTTCTGCCGAGGCCCGGCGCGGACGGCGGCGTGCACTGCGGCTACCCTTCGGTGCTCTGGGACCCAGCGTCGGCGTCGGCGGTGGCGGACCCCATGAAGCACCCGTTCTACAAGAGGAGCCTGTGCCCGCTCCCTCCGCTTCCAACG GTGAGCGTGGGCCTGTCGCTGACGGCGGCGTCGTCGAGCCACCCAACGGAGCCCCCTTCAAACCAAATGtacagcagcggcggcggcggcgcggagaCTGCGGCGGCGGAGGACGACGAGGACAGGGTACACGCTGTCGTTGAG GAGGCGGCCGGCGTGGACAGACCCTGGCCCTTGGTGTTCGAGGGCTTGAACACGACCGCCTTCCGGACGACGGCGGCGGGGAAGGCCCCTCTCGCAGTCGCCGCCAGGACAACGAgagaggccgccgccgccgccgctggctTGCCAGACGCCTGTGCCGCCGCCGACCTGAGCAGATACGAGTTCAGCAGAGCCACCACGAACTATTACAG GACTAGCCCGGCCTCCGCCTGCAGCTTGAACGCGAGTTTTCCAGACTGGTCATCGCCGGAGTTGGGGCACTGCAAGAGCAGCAAGGAGAAGGAGCCTGCCCCTGCCTACCTCACCTTGAGCGCGCAGCCTGCGCCACGCGGGAAGCAGCCTCCTCCTGCGCTCCCCTCGATCAAACTCCCGGAGTTGGGTCACTGGGGCGTCATGCAGCCTCCTCAG CACGGGAGCGCTTCGGCGTCGTCGTCCGCGTCGGCGTCGCGGCCGTTCTACAGCTTCATGCCGGCTGGTCCGGTTCGCATCGACAGACCCCGGATCGGGATCAAGGCCGACGACGCCTCTGACGGCGTCGACCTGGAACTGAAGCTGTGA
- the LOC100278132 gene encoding uncharacterized protein isoform X5: protein MQREMVHGHGDGNHHQHQQLPRYSAAAAATGVARASKKSKPKKIPQRGLGVAQLEKLRIEEQKMEGSMPVSGPTHLGVGVGGFGHLLPMHPPPHAPLPLLPRPGADGGVHCGYPSVLWDPASASAVADPMKHPFYKRSLCPLPPLPTWHGQVSVGLSLTAASSSHPTEPPSNQMYSSGGGGAETAAAEDDEDRVHAVVEEAAGVDRPWPLVFEGLNTTAFRTTAAGKAPLAVAARTTREAAAAAAGLPDACAAADLSRYEFSRATTNYYSLNASFPDWSSPELGHCKSSKEKEPAPAYLTLSAQPAPRGKQPPPALPSIKLPELGHWGVMQPPQHGSASASSSASASRPFYSFMPAGPVRIDRPRIGIKADDASDGVDLELKL, encoded by the exons ATGCAACGGGAGATGGTGCATGGGCACGGCGACGGCAACCACCACCAACACCAGCAGCTGCCGAGGTACAGCGCCGCCGCGGCCGCCACCGGCGTGGCGCGGGCGTCGAAGAAGAGCAAGCCCAAGAAGatcccgcagcgcggcctcggCGTGGCGCAGCTCGAGAAGCTCCGGATCGAGGAGCAGAAGATGGAGGGATCCATGCCGGTGTCGGGGCCCACGCACctcggcgtcggcgtcggcgggTTCGGCCACCTACTCCCGATGCACCCTCCGCCACACGCGCCGCTCCCGCTTCTGCCGAGGCCCGGCGCGGACGGCGGCGTGCACTGCGGCTACCCTTCGGTGCTCTGGGACCCAGCGTCGGCGTCGGCGGTGGCGGACCCCATGAAGCACCCGTTCTACAAGAGGAGCCTGTGCCCGCTCCCTCCGCTTCCAACG TGGCATGGGCAGGTGAGCGTGGGCCTGTCGCTGACGGCGGCGTCGTCGAGCCACCCAACGGAGCCCCCTTCAAACCAAATGtacagcagcggcggcggcggcgcggagaCTGCGGCGGCGGAGGACGACGAGGACAGGGTACACGCTGTCGTTGAG GAGGCGGCCGGCGTGGACAGACCCTGGCCCTTGGTGTTCGAGGGCTTGAACACGACCGCCTTCCGGACGACGGCGGCGGGGAAGGCCCCTCTCGCAGTCGCCGCCAGGACAACGAgagaggccgccgccgccgccgctggctTGCCAGACGCCTGTGCCGCCGCCGACCTGAGCAGATACGAGTTCAGCAGAGCCACCACGAACTATTACAG CTTGAACGCGAGTTTTCCAGACTGGTCATCGCCGGAGTTGGGGCACTGCAAGAGCAGCAAGGAGAAGGAGCCTGCCCCTGCCTACCTCACCTTGAGCGCGCAGCCTGCGCCACGCGGGAAGCAGCCTCCTCCTGCGCTCCCCTCGATCAAACTCCCGGAGTTGGGTCACTGGGGCGTCATGCAGCCTCCTCAG CACGGGAGCGCTTCGGCGTCGTCGTCCGCGTCGGCGTCGCGGCCGTTCTACAGCTTCATGCCGGCTGGTCCGGTTCGCATCGACAGACCCCGGATCGGGATCAAGGCCGACGACGCCTCTGACGGCGTCGACCTGGAACTGAAGCTGTGA
- the LOC100278132 gene encoding uncharacterized protein isoform X6 — MQREMVHGHGDGNHHQHQQLPRYSAAAAATGVARASKKSKPKKIPQRGLGVAQLEKLRIEEQKMEGSMPVSGPTHLGVGVGGFGHLLPMHPPPHAPLPLLPRPGADGGVHCGYPSVLWDPASASAVADPMKHPFYKRSLCPLPPLPTWHGQVSVGLSLTAASSSHPTEPPSNQMYSSGGGGAETAAAEDDEDRVHAVVESVGGGRRGQTLALGVRGLEHDRLPDDGGGEGPSRSRRQDNERGRRRRRWLARRLCRRRPEQIRVQQSHHELLQPGLRLQLEREFSRLVIAGVGALQEQQGEGACPCLPHLERAACATREAASSCAPLDQTPGVGSLGRHAASSARERFGVVVRVGVAAVLQLHAGWSGSHRQTPDRDQGRRRL, encoded by the exons ATGCAACGGGAGATGGTGCATGGGCACGGCGACGGCAACCACCACCAACACCAGCAGCTGCCGAGGTACAGCGCCGCCGCGGCCGCCACCGGCGTGGCGCGGGCGTCGAAGAAGAGCAAGCCCAAGAAGatcccgcagcgcggcctcggCGTGGCGCAGCTCGAGAAGCTCCGGATCGAGGAGCAGAAGATGGAGGGATCCATGCCGGTGTCGGGGCCCACGCACctcggcgtcggcgtcggcgggTTCGGCCACCTACTCCCGATGCACCCTCCGCCACACGCGCCGCTCCCGCTTCTGCCGAGGCCCGGCGCGGACGGCGGCGTGCACTGCGGCTACCCTTCGGTGCTCTGGGACCCAGCGTCGGCGTCGGCGGTGGCGGACCCCATGAAGCACCCGTTCTACAAGAGGAGCCTGTGCCCGCTCCCTCCGCTTCCAACG TGGCATGGGCAGGTGAGCGTGGGCCTGTCGCTGACGGCGGCGTCGTCGAGCCACCCAACGGAGCCCCCTTCAAACCAAATGtacagcagcggcggcggcggcgcggagaCTGCGGCGGCGGAGGACGACGAGGACAGGGTACACGCTGTCGTTGAG AGTGTAGGAGGCGGCCGGCGTGGACAGACCCTGGCCCTTGGTGTTCGAGGGCTTGAACACGACCGCCTTCCGGACGACGGCGGCGGGGAAGGCCCCTCTCGCAGTCGCCGCCAGGACAACGAgagaggccgccgccgccgccgctggctTGCCAGACGCCTGTGCCGCCGCCGACCTGAGCAGATACGAGTTCAGCAGAGCCACCACGAACTATTACAG CCCGGCCTCCGCCTGCAGCTTGAACGCGAGTTTTCCAGACTGGTCATCGCCGGAGTTGGGGCACTGCAAGAGCAGCAAGGAGAAGGAGCCTGCCCCTGCCTACCTCACCTTGAGCGCGCAGCCTGCGCCACGCGGGAAGCAGCCTCCTCCTGCGCTCCCCTCGATCAAACTCCCGGAGTTGGGTCACTGGGGCGTCATGCAGCCTCCTCAG CACGGGAGCGCTTCGGCGTCGTCGTCCGCGTCGGCGTCGCGGCCGTTCTACAGCTTCATGCCGGCTGGTCCGGTTCGCATCGACAGACCCCGGATCGGGATCAAGGCCGACGACGCCTCTGA
- the LOC100278132 gene encoding uncharacterized protein isoform X2, whose amino-acid sequence MQREMVHGHGDGNHHQHQQLPRYSAAAAATGVARASKKSKPKKIPQRGLGVAQLEKLRIEEQKMEGSMPVSGPTHLGVGVGGFGHLLPMHPPPHAPLPLLPRPGADGGVHCGYPSVLWDPASASAVADPMKHPFYKRSLCPLPPLPTWHGQVSVGLSLTAASSSHPTEPPSNQMYSSGGGGAETAAAEDDEDRVHAVVEEAAGVDRPWPLVFEGLNTTAFRTTAAGKAPLAVAARTTREAAAAAAGLPDACAAADLSRYEFSRATTNYYSPASACSLNASFPDWSSPELGHCKSSKEKEPAPAYLTLSAQPAPRGKQPPPALPSIKLPELGHWGVMQPPQHGSASASSSASASRPFYSFMPAGPVRIDRPRIGIKADDASDGVDLELKL is encoded by the exons ATGCAACGGGAGATGGTGCATGGGCACGGCGACGGCAACCACCACCAACACCAGCAGCTGCCGAGGTACAGCGCCGCCGCGGCCGCCACCGGCGTGGCGCGGGCGTCGAAGAAGAGCAAGCCCAAGAAGatcccgcagcgcggcctcggCGTGGCGCAGCTCGAGAAGCTCCGGATCGAGGAGCAGAAGATGGAGGGATCCATGCCGGTGTCGGGGCCCACGCACctcggcgtcggcgtcggcgggTTCGGCCACCTACTCCCGATGCACCCTCCGCCACACGCGCCGCTCCCGCTTCTGCCGAGGCCCGGCGCGGACGGCGGCGTGCACTGCGGCTACCCTTCGGTGCTCTGGGACCCAGCGTCGGCGTCGGCGGTGGCGGACCCCATGAAGCACCCGTTCTACAAGAGGAGCCTGTGCCCGCTCCCTCCGCTTCCAACG TGGCATGGGCAGGTGAGCGTGGGCCTGTCGCTGACGGCGGCGTCGTCGAGCCACCCAACGGAGCCCCCTTCAAACCAAATGtacagcagcggcggcggcggcgcggagaCTGCGGCGGCGGAGGACGACGAGGACAGGGTACACGCTGTCGTTGAG GAGGCGGCCGGCGTGGACAGACCCTGGCCCTTGGTGTTCGAGGGCTTGAACACGACCGCCTTCCGGACGACGGCGGCGGGGAAGGCCCCTCTCGCAGTCGCCGCCAGGACAACGAgagaggccgccgccgccgccgctggctTGCCAGACGCCTGTGCCGCCGCCGACCTGAGCAGATACGAGTTCAGCAGAGCCACCACGAACTATTACAG CCCGGCCTCCGCCTGCAGCTTGAACGCGAGTTTTCCAGACTGGTCATCGCCGGAGTTGGGGCACTGCAAGAGCAGCAAGGAGAAGGAGCCTGCCCCTGCCTACCTCACCTTGAGCGCGCAGCCTGCGCCACGCGGGAAGCAGCCTCCTCCTGCGCTCCCCTCGATCAAACTCCCGGAGTTGGGTCACTGGGGCGTCATGCAGCCTCCTCAG CACGGGAGCGCTTCGGCGTCGTCGTCCGCGTCGGCGTCGCGGCCGTTCTACAGCTTCATGCCGGCTGGTCCGGTTCGCATCGACAGACCCCGGATCGGGATCAAGGCCGACGACGCCTCTGACGGCGTCGACCTGGAACTGAAGCTGTGA
- the LOC100278132 gene encoding uncharacterized protein isoform X1, whose product MQREMVHGHGDGNHHQHQQLPRYSAAAAATGVARASKKSKPKKIPQRGLGVAQLEKLRIEEQKMEGSMPVSGPTHLGVGVGGFGHLLPMHPPPHAPLPLLPRPGADGGVHCGYPSVLWDPASASAVADPMKHPFYKRSLCPLPPLPTWHGQVSVGLSLTAASSSHPTEPPSNQMYSSGGGGAETAAAEDDEDRVHAVVEEAAGVDRPWPLVFEGLNTTAFRTTAAGKAPLAVAARTTREAAAAAAGLPDACAAADLSRYEFSRATTNYYRTSPASACSLNASFPDWSSPELGHCKSSKEKEPAPAYLTLSAQPAPRGKQPPPALPSIKLPELGHWGVMQPPQHGSASASSSASASRPFYSFMPAGPVRIDRPRIGIKADDASDGVDLELKL is encoded by the exons ATGCAACGGGAGATGGTGCATGGGCACGGCGACGGCAACCACCACCAACACCAGCAGCTGCCGAGGTACAGCGCCGCCGCGGCCGCCACCGGCGTGGCGCGGGCGTCGAAGAAGAGCAAGCCCAAGAAGatcccgcagcgcggcctcggCGTGGCGCAGCTCGAGAAGCTCCGGATCGAGGAGCAGAAGATGGAGGGATCCATGCCGGTGTCGGGGCCCACGCACctcggcgtcggcgtcggcgggTTCGGCCACCTACTCCCGATGCACCCTCCGCCACACGCGCCGCTCCCGCTTCTGCCGAGGCCCGGCGCGGACGGCGGCGTGCACTGCGGCTACCCTTCGGTGCTCTGGGACCCAGCGTCGGCGTCGGCGGTGGCGGACCCCATGAAGCACCCGTTCTACAAGAGGAGCCTGTGCCCGCTCCCTCCGCTTCCAACG TGGCATGGGCAGGTGAGCGTGGGCCTGTCGCTGACGGCGGCGTCGTCGAGCCACCCAACGGAGCCCCCTTCAAACCAAATGtacagcagcggcggcggcggcgcggagaCTGCGGCGGCGGAGGACGACGAGGACAGGGTACACGCTGTCGTTGAG GAGGCGGCCGGCGTGGACAGACCCTGGCCCTTGGTGTTCGAGGGCTTGAACACGACCGCCTTCCGGACGACGGCGGCGGGGAAGGCCCCTCTCGCAGTCGCCGCCAGGACAACGAgagaggccgccgccgccgccgctggctTGCCAGACGCCTGTGCCGCCGCCGACCTGAGCAGATACGAGTTCAGCAGAGCCACCACGAACTATTACAG GACTAGCCCGGCCTCCGCCTGCAGCTTGAACGCGAGTTTTCCAGACTGGTCATCGCCGGAGTTGGGGCACTGCAAGAGCAGCAAGGAGAAGGAGCCTGCCCCTGCCTACCTCACCTTGAGCGCGCAGCCTGCGCCACGCGGGAAGCAGCCTCCTCCTGCGCTCCCCTCGATCAAACTCCCGGAGTTGGGTCACTGGGGCGTCATGCAGCCTCCTCAG CACGGGAGCGCTTCGGCGTCGTCGTCCGCGTCGGCGTCGCGGCCGTTCTACAGCTTCATGCCGGCTGGTCCGGTTCGCATCGACAGACCCCGGATCGGGATCAAGGCCGACGACGCCTCTGACGGCGTCGACCTGGAACTGAAGCTGTGA
- the LOC100278132 gene encoding uncharacterized protein isoform X9, with amino-acid sequence MQREMVHGHGDGNHHQHQQLPRYSAAAAATGVARASKKSKPKKIPQRGLGVAQLEKLRIEEQKMEGSMPVSGPTHLGVGVGGFGHLLPMHPPPHAPLPLLPRPGADGGVHCGYPSVLWDPASASAVADPMKHPFYKRSLCPLPPLPTWHGQVSVGLSLTAASSSHPTEPPSNQMYSSGGGGAETAAAEDDEDREAAGVDRPWPLVFEGLNTTAFRTTAAGKAPLAVAARTTREAAAAAAGLPDACAAADLSRYEFSRATTNYYSLNASFPDWSSPELGHCKSSKEKEPAPAYLTLSAQPAPRGKQPPPALPSIKLPELGHWGVMQPPQHGSASASSSASASRPFYSFMPAGPVRIDRPRIGIKADDASDGVDLELKL; translated from the exons ATGCAACGGGAGATGGTGCATGGGCACGGCGACGGCAACCACCACCAACACCAGCAGCTGCCGAGGTACAGCGCCGCCGCGGCCGCCACCGGCGTGGCGCGGGCGTCGAAGAAGAGCAAGCCCAAGAAGatcccgcagcgcggcctcggCGTGGCGCAGCTCGAGAAGCTCCGGATCGAGGAGCAGAAGATGGAGGGATCCATGCCGGTGTCGGGGCCCACGCACctcggcgtcggcgtcggcgggTTCGGCCACCTACTCCCGATGCACCCTCCGCCACACGCGCCGCTCCCGCTTCTGCCGAGGCCCGGCGCGGACGGCGGCGTGCACTGCGGCTACCCTTCGGTGCTCTGGGACCCAGCGTCGGCGTCGGCGGTGGCGGACCCCATGAAGCACCCGTTCTACAAGAGGAGCCTGTGCCCGCTCCCTCCGCTTCCAACG TGGCATGGGCAGGTGAGCGTGGGCCTGTCGCTGACGGCGGCGTCGTCGAGCCACCCAACGGAGCCCCCTTCAAACCAAATGtacagcagcggcggcggcggcgcggagaCTGCGGCGGCGGAGGACGACGAGGACAGG GAGGCGGCCGGCGTGGACAGACCCTGGCCCTTGGTGTTCGAGGGCTTGAACACGACCGCCTTCCGGACGACGGCGGCGGGGAAGGCCCCTCTCGCAGTCGCCGCCAGGACAACGAgagaggccgccgccgccgccgctggctTGCCAGACGCCTGTGCCGCCGCCGACCTGAGCAGATACGAGTTCAGCAGAGCCACCACGAACTATTACAG CTTGAACGCGAGTTTTCCAGACTGGTCATCGCCGGAGTTGGGGCACTGCAAGAGCAGCAAGGAGAAGGAGCCTGCCCCTGCCTACCTCACCTTGAGCGCGCAGCCTGCGCCACGCGGGAAGCAGCCTCCTCCTGCGCTCCCCTCGATCAAACTCCCGGAGTTGGGTCACTGGGGCGTCATGCAGCCTCCTCAG CACGGGAGCGCTTCGGCGTCGTCGTCCGCGTCGGCGTCGCGGCCGTTCTACAGCTTCATGCCGGCTGGTCCGGTTCGCATCGACAGACCCCGGATCGGGATCAAGGCCGACGACGCCTCTGACGGCGTCGACCTGGAACTGAAGCTGTGA
- the LOC100278132 gene encoding uncharacterized protein isoform X8: protein MQREMVHGHGDGNHHQHQQLPRYSAAAAATGVARASKKSKPKKIPQRGLGVAQLEKLRIEEQKMEGSMPVSGPTHLGVGVGGFGHLLPMHPPPHAPLPLLPRPGADGGVHCGYPSVLWDPASASAVADPMKHPFYKRSLCPLPPLPTWHGQVSVGLSLTAASSSHPTEPPSNQMYSSGGGGAETAAAEDDEDRVHAVVESVGGGRRGQTLALGVRGLEHDRLPDDGGGEGPSRSRRQDNERGRRRRRWLARRLCRRRPEQIRVQQSHHELLQLEREFSRLVIAGVGALQEQQGEGACPCLPHLERAACATREAASSCAPLDQTPGVGSLGRHAASSARERFGVVVRVGVAAVLQLHAGWSGSHRQTPDRDQGRRRL from the exons ATGCAACGGGAGATGGTGCATGGGCACGGCGACGGCAACCACCACCAACACCAGCAGCTGCCGAGGTACAGCGCCGCCGCGGCCGCCACCGGCGTGGCGCGGGCGTCGAAGAAGAGCAAGCCCAAGAAGatcccgcagcgcggcctcggCGTGGCGCAGCTCGAGAAGCTCCGGATCGAGGAGCAGAAGATGGAGGGATCCATGCCGGTGTCGGGGCCCACGCACctcggcgtcggcgtcggcgggTTCGGCCACCTACTCCCGATGCACCCTCCGCCACACGCGCCGCTCCCGCTTCTGCCGAGGCCCGGCGCGGACGGCGGCGTGCACTGCGGCTACCCTTCGGTGCTCTGGGACCCAGCGTCGGCGTCGGCGGTGGCGGACCCCATGAAGCACCCGTTCTACAAGAGGAGCCTGTGCCCGCTCCCTCCGCTTCCAACG TGGCATGGGCAGGTGAGCGTGGGCCTGTCGCTGACGGCGGCGTCGTCGAGCCACCCAACGGAGCCCCCTTCAAACCAAATGtacagcagcggcggcggcggcgcggagaCTGCGGCGGCGGAGGACGACGAGGACAGGGTACACGCTGTCGTTGAG AGTGTAGGAGGCGGCCGGCGTGGACAGACCCTGGCCCTTGGTGTTCGAGGGCTTGAACACGACCGCCTTCCGGACGACGGCGGCGGGGAAGGCCCCTCTCGCAGTCGCCGCCAGGACAACGAgagaggccgccgccgccgccgctggctTGCCAGACGCCTGTGCCGCCGCCGACCTGAGCAGATACGAGTTCAGCAGAGCCACCACGAACTATTACAG CTTGAACGCGAGTTTTCCAGACTGGTCATCGCCGGAGTTGGGGCACTGCAAGAGCAGCAAGGAGAAGGAGCCTGCCCCTGCCTACCTCACCTTGAGCGCGCAGCCTGCGCCACGCGGGAAGCAGCCTCCTCCTGCGCTCCCCTCGATCAAACTCCCGGAGTTGGGTCACTGGGGCGTCATGCAGCCTCCTCAG CACGGGAGCGCTTCGGCGTCGTCGTCCGCGTCGGCGTCGCGGCCGTTCTACAGCTTCATGCCGGCTGGTCCGGTTCGCATCGACAGACCCCGGATCGGGATCAAGGCCGACGACGCCTCTGA